The window CTCTGAAGTGCTGAGCGCTTCAGGGAGTTAACACTAAGGAGAGATAAGTATGAACCCAGTTCTTGCGTTTTTGCTTCAGGTCGTAGATACCTCGACCAACCTGGTCATTCTCGGCATTTTGATTGCCTTGGCGGTTGTGCTTGGCATGGCTGTTATGCGTAAGCGCCAGAAGGCGTGATGCTCGAATCGCGTTCAGGCATCCGACCAAACAACTAAAAAGAGTACGTCACACTGAGATTTTCACGAGGCTCCATTCCCCGTCAGGGGCACGCATGGCCCGTTGTTCTGGGAGCGTGTGTGCGGATCTGACTTGTGTTGGCCGGCCCAGTCAGACCGTTCCGTCCAATCCAAGAGCAATGAGAGTCATGGTCTTTGTGTAGATTCACTGTTCGGCAAACC is drawn from Blastocatellia bacterium and contains these coding sequences:
- a CDS encoding LPXTG cell wall anchor domain-containing protein encodes the protein MNPVLAFLLQVVDTSTNLVILGILIALAVVLGMAVMRKRQKA